From one Streptomyces sp. NBC_01478 genomic stretch:
- a CDS encoding thiamine-binding protein, translating to MRLRVEFTTEPFDLDEAPAHALVAREVIEVAELDAVDVGPFGNTVEGGADAVLTAVDALLRRTLEAGATRVSLQLNVIGEGDR from the coding sequence GTGCGATTGCGAGTGGAGTTCACGACAGAGCCCTTCGATCTCGACGAGGCCCCCGCGCATGCGCTGGTCGCCCGGGAGGTCATCGAAGTGGCGGAGCTGGACGCCGTGGACGTGGGGCCGTTCGGCAACACGGTCGAGGGGGGTGCCGACGCGGTGCTCACCGCCGTGGACGCGCTGCTGCGCAGGACCCTGGAGGCCGGCGCCACCCGGGTCTCGCTCCAGCTCAACGTGATCGGCGAGGGCGACCGGTGA
- a CDS encoding 8-oxoguanine deaminase, translating into MIQRVVIENCAIATVDAADTEYATGYVVIAGNRIESLGAGKAPEGLADVVRRIDATGHLVTPGLVNTHHHFYQWITRGLATDHNLFDWLVALYPTWARIDEPMVRAAAQGSLAMLARGGVTTALDHHYVFPQGSGDLSGAIIGAAREMGVRFTLARGSMDRSEKDGGLPPDFAVETLEGALAATEATVREHHDASFDAMTQVAVAPCSPFSVSTELMREGAELGRRLGVRLHTHGSETVEEEQFCKELFGMGPTDYFESTGWLGEDVWMAHCVHMNDSDIAAFARTKTGVAHCPSSNARLAAGIARVPDMLAAGVPVGLGVDGTASNESGELHTELRNALLINRLGAHREAALNARQALRLGTYGGAQVLGRASEIGSLEPGKLADLVLWNLDTLAHASIADPVTALVFGAAAPVTASFVNGRQIVENNRLLHVDEDAIARSTREEARRLARIAAQG; encoded by the coding sequence ATGATTCAGCGCGTCGTCATCGAGAACTGCGCGATCGCGACGGTGGACGCCGCCGACACCGAGTACGCCACCGGGTATGTCGTCATCGCCGGCAACCGCATCGAGTCGCTCGGCGCGGGCAAGGCGCCCGAGGGGCTCGCCGATGTGGTCCGGCGCATCGACGCGACCGGCCACCTGGTGACCCCCGGTCTGGTCAACACCCACCACCACTTCTACCAGTGGATCACCCGGGGCCTGGCCACCGACCACAACCTCTTCGACTGGCTCGTCGCGCTGTACCCGACCTGGGCGCGCATCGACGAGCCGATGGTCCGCGCCGCCGCGCAGGGCTCCCTCGCGATGCTGGCCCGCGGCGGTGTGACCACCGCGCTGGACCACCACTACGTCTTCCCGCAGGGCTCCGGCGACCTCTCCGGCGCCATCATCGGCGCCGCCCGCGAGATGGGCGTCCGCTTCACCCTGGCCCGCGGCTCCATGGACCGCAGCGAGAAGGACGGCGGACTGCCCCCGGACTTCGCCGTCGAGACCCTGGAGGGTGCCCTCGCCGCGACCGAGGCGACGGTACGGGAGCACCACGACGCCTCCTTCGACGCGATGACCCAGGTGGCCGTGGCCCCCTGCTCGCCGTTCTCCGTCTCCACCGAACTCATGCGTGAGGGCGCCGAGTTGGGCCGCCGACTCGGCGTACGGCTGCACACGCACGGCTCGGAGACGGTCGAGGAGGAGCAGTTCTGCAAGGAACTGTTCGGCATGGGCCCGACCGACTACTTCGAGTCCACCGGCTGGCTCGGCGAGGACGTGTGGATGGCGCACTGCGTCCACATGAACGACTCCGACATCGCCGCCTTCGCCCGCACGAAGACCGGTGTCGCCCACTGCCCCTCCTCCAACGCCCGCCTCGCGGCCGGTATCGCCCGCGTCCCCGACATGCTCGCCGCCGGCGTCCCGGTCGGCCTCGGCGTCGACGGCACCGCCTCCAACGAGTCCGGCGAACTCCACACCGAACTGCGCAACGCCCTCCTCATCAACCGCCTCGGCGCCCACCGCGAAGCGGCCCTCAACGCCCGCCAGGCCCTGCGCCTCGGAACGTACGGCGGCGCCCAAGTCCTGGGCCGCGCAAGCGAGATCGGCTCCCTGGAGCCGGGCAAGCTGGCCGACCTGGTGCTGTGGAACCTGGACACCCTCGCGCACGCCTCGATCGCCGACCCGGTGACCGCGCTGGTCTTCGGCGCGGCGGCCCCGGTCACCGCCTCGTTCGTGAACGGCCGTCAGATCGTCGAGAACAACCGCCTGTTGCACGTCGATGAGGACGCCATCGCCCGCTCCACGCGGGAAGAGGCCCGGCGGCTGGCGCGGATCGCCGCGCAGGGCTGA
- a CDS encoding winged helix-turn-helix transcriptional regulator has product MSQGNTGVTAQVVNAHACPVREVLDRVSGKWSVQILVAAAHGPIRFTELERSIEGISRRMLTLTLRNLERDGLVTRTVHPTVPPKVEYELTPVAQELHETLLRLTDWAERNRVYIAESRAAYDTEREPA; this is encoded by the coding sequence ATGTCCCAAGGGAACACCGGTGTTACCGCCCAGGTCGTGAACGCACACGCCTGTCCGGTCCGCGAAGTTCTTGACAGGGTCTCCGGCAAATGGAGCGTGCAGATCCTGGTCGCGGCGGCCCACGGCCCCATCCGCTTCACCGAGTTGGAGCGGAGCATCGAAGGCATCAGCCGCCGCATGCTGACCCTCACCCTGCGCAACCTGGAGCGCGACGGACTCGTCACCCGCACCGTGCACCCCACGGTGCCACCGAAGGTCGAGTACGAACTCACCCCGGTGGCGCAGGAGTTGCACGAGACCCTGCTACGGCTGACGGACTGGGCCGAGCGCAATCGCGTCTACATCGCGGAGTCCCGCGCGGCCTACGACACCGAGCGCGAGCCGGCGTAG
- a CDS encoding helix-turn-helix domain-containing protein — protein MTGIGDEPFITAVKPLVDAMGGEMVPPDEAGPDDVVLAWEGADVVAVRLPQLADSLDHILAALERKKGKPLADLDRKAKQEVVRMLEARGAFSVRHGVETVASALGVSRFTVYNYLNREKDA, from the coding sequence GTGACCGGTATCGGGGACGAGCCGTTCATCACGGCCGTGAAGCCGCTGGTCGACGCCATGGGCGGCGAGATGGTCCCGCCCGACGAGGCCGGACCCGACGATGTCGTGCTCGCCTGGGAGGGCGCCGACGTGGTCGCCGTACGCCTGCCGCAGCTCGCGGATTCGCTGGACCACATCCTGGCCGCCCTGGAACGCAAGAAGGGCAAGCCCCTCGCGGACCTGGACCGCAAGGCCAAGCAGGAGGTCGTACGGATGCTGGAGGCGCGCGGCGCCTTCTCCGTGCGGCACGGCGTGGAGACCGTGGCGAGCGCCCTCGGGGTCAGCCGGTTCACCGTGTACAACTACCTGAACCGCGAGAAGGACGCCTGA
- a CDS encoding 3'-5' exonuclease encodes MSARRVRPSLYISLDIEADGPIPGPYSMLSLGAAVAGTQDAEGFTAADPEKLTFYRELRPISEEFVPEALAVSGLDRDRLRTEGAEPAAALAEFGDWVREVAVGAQPVMCGYPASYDWMFLYWYLIRFTGASPFGHSGCLDMKTLYATKAGLPLRAVAKGSMPRDLLSRRRHTHHALDDAIEQAELFANLMAWPGNSQ; translated from the coding sequence ATGTCCGCCCGCCGCGTCAGACCCAGCCTGTACATCTCCCTCGACATCGAAGCCGACGGCCCGATCCCGGGGCCGTACTCCATGCTGAGCCTCGGCGCGGCCGTCGCCGGGACGCAGGACGCCGAGGGGTTCACCGCGGCGGACCCGGAGAAGCTGACCTTCTACCGTGAACTGCGGCCGATCAGCGAGGAGTTCGTGCCGGAGGCGCTGGCGGTGAGCGGGCTCGACCGTGACCGGCTGCGGACCGAGGGAGCCGAACCCGCCGCCGCTCTCGCCGAGTTCGGCGACTGGGTGCGTGAAGTCGCCGTGGGCGCGCAGCCGGTGATGTGCGGCTACCCGGCGTCGTACGACTGGATGTTCCTGTACTGGTATCTGATCCGCTTCACCGGCGCGAGCCCGTTCGGGCACTCCGGCTGTCTCGACATGAAGACGCTGTACGCCACGAAGGCCGGACTGCCCCTGCGCGCCGTGGCGAAAGGCAGCATGCCGCGCGACCTGCTCTCCCGCCGACGGCACACGCACCACGCCCTCGACGACGCCATCGAGCAGGCCGAGCTGTTCGCCAACCTCATGGCGTGGCCCGGGAATTCACAGTGA
- a CDS encoding chitosanase: protein MPIFRRTATRRTLLAALGTAAIASRWPSADAATAGATGLDAPAKKDLAMRLVSSAENSSLDWEAQYPYIEDIGDGRGYTGGIIGFCSGTGDMLALVELYTNRVPGNVLAGCLPALRAVDGTASHEGLAPGFPAAWRKAALTSAFRKAQRDERDRGYFDPAVARAKKDGVGTLGQFVYYDAMVMHGPGTDPLCFGGIRARARTHAATPTDGGNETTYVNAFLDARVWAMKQEEAHSDVTRVETAQRVFLKAGNLDLDTPLKWKVYGDGYAID from the coding sequence GTGCCGATCTTCCGAAGAACAGCCACCCGCCGCACCCTGCTCGCAGCCCTCGGTACGGCGGCGATCGCGAGCCGGTGGCCGTCCGCCGATGCCGCGACGGCAGGTGCGACGGGGCTCGACGCCCCGGCGAAGAAAGACCTCGCGATGCGGCTGGTGTCGAGCGCGGAGAACTCCTCCCTGGACTGGGAGGCGCAGTACCCGTACATCGAGGACATCGGCGACGGGCGCGGCTACACCGGCGGGATCATCGGTTTCTGCTCCGGTACGGGCGACATGCTGGCCCTCGTCGAGCTGTACACGAACCGGGTTCCGGGCAATGTGCTGGCCGGCTGTCTGCCCGCGCTGCGCGCCGTGGACGGCACCGCCTCGCACGAGGGGCTGGCCCCGGGCTTCCCGGCGGCGTGGCGGAAGGCCGCGCTGACGTCGGCGTTCCGCAAGGCGCAGCGCGACGAACGGGACCGCGGGTACTTCGATCCGGCCGTGGCGCGTGCCAAGAAGGACGGGGTGGGCACACTCGGGCAGTTCGTCTACTACGACGCGATGGTCATGCACGGCCCGGGCACGGACCCCCTCTGCTTCGGCGGCATCCGCGCCCGGGCACGCACACACGCGGCCACACCCACGGACGGCGGCAACGAGACGACGTATGTCAACGCCTTCCTCGACGCCCGTGTCTGGGCGATGAAGCAGGAGGAGGCGCACAGCGACGTGACCCGGGTCGAGACGGCCCAGCGGGTGTTCCTGAAGGCGGGCAACCTCGACCTGGACACACCGCTCAAGTGGAAGGTGTACGGGGACGGTTACGCGATCGACTGA
- a CDS encoding HAD domain-containing protein, translating to MTDLPLLLLDVDGPLNPYGARFLRHRGYVTHRLWPANWSARQKPGTRRLRRGLRVRLHPGHGERILALPYEPAWATTWMHQANELIAPAVGLPGDLPVIEFTQLFTRDPDGLYWKTRQIVAWAAGRPFVWADDMITDRDVRHVEVHHDGPALLLQVNPRKGLRETDFATLEQWAHSL from the coding sequence ATGACGGACCTCCCTTTACTGCTCCTCGACGTCGACGGCCCCCTGAACCCGTACGGCGCCCGGTTCCTGCGCCATCGCGGCTATGTCACCCACCGGCTCTGGCCGGCGAACTGGTCGGCCCGGCAGAAGCCGGGCACCCGGCGACTGCGGCGGGGGCTGCGGGTGCGGCTCCACCCGGGGCACGGCGAGCGAATACTGGCGCTGCCGTACGAGCCCGCCTGGGCCACCACCTGGATGCACCAGGCCAACGAGCTGATCGCGCCGGCGGTCGGGCTCCCCGGCGACCTGCCGGTGATCGAGTTCACCCAACTGTTCACCAGGGACCCGGACGGCCTCTACTGGAAGACCCGCCAGATCGTGGCCTGGGCGGCGGGGCGGCCCTTCGTCTGGGCCGACGACATGATCACCGACCGGGACGTGAGGCATGTGGAGGTACACCACGACGGGCCGGCGCTGCTGCTCCAGGTGAACCCGCGCAAGGGACTGCGCGAGACCGATTTCGCGACGTTGGAGCAGTGGGCCCATAGCCTGTGA
- a CDS encoding MFS transporter, translating into MSTLSASPPRGLERTYSRWASLVVLCAGTLMTILDGNIVTVAMPAIQSDLGFSEPGLAWVVNAYLIPFGGLLLLVGRLGDLVGRKRMFTAGLAVFTAASVLCGVATSEGMLIAARAVQGVGGAMASAVVLGMLVALFPEPRELARAIAVFSAVGAGGGALGTFLGGALTQALNWHWIFLINLPIGIVAWLAAVRVLAPERGSGLGSGADYPGAALITGALMLTVYVIVGTGDRSLTATLLLTALALALFVAFTVRQARAARPLLRLRLFRSRLLTGANAVQILMIGTMFGFQFIGALYAQRVLGFGELLTGTAFLPAPVAIGVLMLGLSARTIGRFGAYRVLLVGLVLIIAGMALLGRAPADGSYVQDVLPALLLLAAGFAAAMPALTGLAMSGAREEDAGLASGLFNTTQVVGGSLGLAVLSTLAAERTDGLLARGAELIPATAEGYRLAFRVAALIAAGALALAAATLRGRD; encoded by the coding sequence ATGTCGACCCTGTCCGCGTCACCGCCGCGAGGGCTGGAACGAACGTACTCCCGCTGGGCGTCCCTCGTCGTCCTGTGCGCGGGGACGCTGATGACGATCCTGGACGGCAACATCGTCACGGTCGCCATGCCGGCGATCCAGAGCGATCTCGGTTTCTCGGAGCCGGGGCTCGCCTGGGTCGTCAACGCCTATCTGATCCCGTTCGGCGGACTGCTGCTGCTCGTCGGCCGGTTGGGCGATCTGGTGGGCCGCAAACGGATGTTCACGGCGGGGCTCGCCGTGTTCACCGCGGCGTCCGTGCTGTGCGGGGTCGCGACGAGTGAGGGGATGCTGATCGCGGCCCGGGCGGTGCAGGGCGTCGGCGGGGCGATGGCCTCGGCGGTGGTCCTCGGGATGCTGGTCGCCCTCTTCCCCGAGCCGCGTGAACTGGCCCGCGCGATCGCGGTGTTCAGCGCGGTCGGCGCCGGGGGCGGGGCGCTCGGCACCTTCCTCGGCGGGGCGCTGACCCAGGCCCTGAACTGGCACTGGATCTTCCTGATCAACCTGCCGATCGGGATCGTGGCGTGGCTGGCGGCCGTCCGCGTCCTCGCCCCGGAGCGGGGTTCCGGGCTCGGCAGCGGCGCCGACTATCCGGGGGCCGCGCTGATCACCGGCGCGCTGATGCTCACGGTGTACGTGATCGTCGGCACCGGTGACCGCTCCCTCACCGCCACTCTGCTCCTGACGGCCCTCGCCCTGGCCCTGTTCGTGGCGTTCACCGTCCGCCAGGCCCGGGCGGCCCGCCCGCTGCTCCGCCTGAGACTGTTCCGCTCCCGACTGCTGACCGGCGCGAACGCCGTGCAGATCCTGATGATCGGCACGATGTTCGGCTTCCAGTTCATCGGCGCGTTGTACGCCCAACGCGTGCTGGGCTTCGGCGAGTTGCTCACCGGCACGGCGTTCCTGCCGGCGCCGGTCGCGATCGGCGTCCTGATGCTGGGCCTGTCGGCCCGGACCATCGGCCGCTTCGGCGCCTACCGGGTACTGCTGGTCGGGCTGGTCCTGATCATCGCCGGCATGGCCCTGCTGGGCCGCGCCCCGGCCGACGGCTCCTACGTCCAGGACGTGCTGCCCGCGCTGCTCCTGCTGGCCGCCGGCTTCGCCGCCGCGATGCCCGCACTGACCGGGCTCGCCATGTCGGGAGCACGGGAGGAGGACGCGGGACTGGCCTCCGGCCTCTTCAACACCACACAGGTGGTGGGTGGTTCACTGGGCCTGGCAGTGCTGTCGACACTGGCGGCGGAACGAACCGACGGACTGCTGGCCAGGGGTGCGGAGTTGATCCCGGCGACCGCGGAGGGGTACCGACTCGCCTTCCGGGTCGCGGCCTTGATCGCTGCGGGAGCGCTGGCCCTGGCGGCGGCAACACTGCGAGGGCGCGACTGA
- the pucL gene encoding factor-independent urate hydroxylase, translating to MPTILGQNQYGKAENRVVRITRDGATHHIKDLNVSVSLSGDMDEVHYSGSNANVLPTDTTKNTVYAFAKEHGIESAEQFGIHLARHFVTSQEPIRTARIRIEEYAWERTTGGHSFVRKGQETRLTQITYDGRKWEVVSGLKDLTVLNSTDSEFWGYVKDKYTTLPEAYDRILATEVSGRWRFNWSDDAQEMPNWEESYEQTKQHLFRAFAETYSLSLQQTLYQMGSRIIDNRGEIDEVRFSLPNKHHFLVDLAPFGLKNDNEVYFAADRPYGLIEATVLRDGSEALIPADLTNL from the coding sequence ATGCCCACGATTCTTGGACAGAACCAGTACGGCAAGGCCGAGAACCGAGTCGTCAGGATCACGCGGGACGGCGCCACCCACCACATCAAGGACCTCAACGTGTCCGTGTCGCTGAGCGGCGACATGGACGAGGTCCACTACTCCGGCTCGAACGCCAACGTGCTGCCGACCGACACCACCAAGAACACGGTGTACGCGTTCGCCAAGGAGCACGGCATCGAGTCCGCCGAGCAGTTCGGCATCCACCTCGCCCGGCACTTCGTGACCAGCCAGGAGCCGATCAGGACCGCGCGGATCCGCATAGAGGAGTACGCCTGGGAGCGTACGACGGGGGGCCACTCCTTCGTCCGCAAGGGACAGGAGACCCGGCTCACCCAGATCACGTACGACGGCCGGAAGTGGGAAGTCGTCTCCGGGCTCAAGGACTTGACGGTGCTCAACTCGACGGACTCCGAGTTCTGGGGCTACGTCAAGGACAAGTACACGACGCTGCCCGAGGCGTACGACCGCATCCTGGCGACCGAGGTGTCCGGGCGCTGGCGCTTCAACTGGTCCGACGACGCACAGGAGATGCCGAACTGGGAGGAGTCCTACGAGCAGACGAAGCAGCACCTGTTCCGGGCCTTCGCCGAGACGTACTCCCTCTCGCTCCAGCAGACCCTGTACCAGATGGGTTCGCGGATCATCGACAACCGCGGCGAGATAGACGAGGTCCGCTTCTCGCTCCCCAACAAGCACCATTTCCTCGTGGACCTGGCGCCGTTCGGGCTGAAGAACGACAACGAGGTCTACTTCGCCGCCGACCGCCCCTACGGCCTGATCGAGGCCACCGTCCTGCGGGACGGCAGCGAGGCGCTCATCCCGGCCGACCTCACCAACCTCTGA
- a CDS encoding acyl-CoA thioesterase, whose protein sequence is MSEPFSVPVTVRGYETDSLGHLNQSVYLQYAEHARWALLQAAGVGQAELLAQEVAPVVLETTVRYLRELRAGEDVEVSCVFEWGEGKTFRVLQTITKADGTVSAEAASVGGLLDLKERRLVAQPQDFFKKLTTNPGLFGL, encoded by the coding sequence GTGAGCGAGCCGTTTTCCGTCCCGGTGACCGTCCGCGGGTACGAGACCGACAGCCTGGGACACCTCAATCAGAGCGTGTATCTCCAGTACGCGGAGCACGCCCGCTGGGCGTTGTTGCAGGCGGCGGGGGTGGGCCAGGCCGAGTTGCTCGCCCAAGAGGTCGCGCCGGTCGTCCTGGAGACGACCGTCCGCTATCTCCGCGAGCTGCGCGCGGGCGAGGACGTCGAGGTGAGTTGCGTCTTCGAGTGGGGCGAGGGCAAGACGTTCCGGGTCCTGCAGACGATCACCAAGGCGGACGGCACGGTCTCCGCCGAGGCCGCGTCGGTCGGCGGGCTGCTGGACCTCAAGGAACGCAGGCTGGTCGCCCAACCACAGGATTTCTTCAAGAAGTTGACGACGAATCCGGGTCTGTTCGGGTTGTGA
- a CDS encoding histidine phosphatase family protein: protein MGDLFLVRHGETEWSRSGRHTGWTDVPLTAKGREEARGLVPLIRSHRVGAAFVSPLQRARETAELIGLTDVRVDVDLREWDYGGYEGITTVEIQRTRPDWFLFTDGVAPGPPDHPGESPDQVGRRADRVLAEVDAALANTEGVVVLVAHGHFLRVLTARRLGLPPSDGALFQLATGTLCRLSTEHGRPVISAWNVRPPS from the coding sequence ATGGGTGATCTTTTCCTCGTACGGCACGGAGAGACCGAATGGTCCCGGTCGGGGCGGCACACCGGCTGGACCGATGTCCCGCTGACCGCCAAGGGGCGGGAGGAGGCACGCGGCCTTGTCCCGCTGATCCGCTCGCACCGGGTCGGCGCCGCGTTCGTCAGCCCCTTGCAGCGGGCGCGGGAGACCGCCGAGCTGATCGGCCTGACGGACGTACGTGTCGACGTGGATCTGCGGGAGTGGGACTACGGCGGCTACGAGGGGATCACGACCGTCGAGATCCAGCGCACCCGGCCGGACTGGTTCCTGTTCACCGACGGGGTGGCGCCCGGGCCGCCGGACCATCCCGGGGAGAGCCCGGACCAGGTGGGCCGGCGCGCCGACCGCGTGCTGGCCGAGGTCGACGCGGCGCTCGCGAACACCGAGGGCGTGGTCGTCCTGGTGGCACACGGACATTTCCTACGGGTCCTCACGGCGCGGCGGCTCGGACTGCCGCCGTCGGACGGGGCGCTGTTCCAGCTCGCGACCGGGACGCTGTGCCGGCTGAGCACGGAACACGGGCGGCCGGTGATCTCGGCGTGGAATGTCAGACCCCCGTCGTAG
- a CDS encoding helix-turn-helix domain-containing protein, with protein MTIAEPLPTTPAALRPWIAEVRTMSFSEPPEGTFVQLPDAVVKVVLRVTGDGRRDVLAVGPRVRAAYHEGKAHIECVELRLAPGTARPLLGVAAAGLVGRVVPLDDLPGGAARRFAREVRWLDPREALPRIAEVLPGLLASPADPARTALLRAAVEALSVRMDRAPAQVRDVARELAVSERQLRNLFTDGVGVSPKHYARIDRIRTLAARAGSAGWSELAAAAGYFDQSHMTTDFRTLMGVPPRSFLTGRLPAVSPCQAVRGG; from the coding sequence ATGACCATCGCCGAGCCACTCCCGACCACACCCGCGGCGTTGCGCCCGTGGATCGCCGAGGTGCGGACCATGTCCTTCAGCGAGCCGCCCGAGGGGACGTTCGTCCAGCTTCCGGACGCGGTGGTCAAGGTGGTCCTGCGGGTGACGGGGGACGGGCGGCGTGACGTCCTCGCCGTCGGACCACGGGTGCGGGCGGCCTACCACGAGGGGAAGGCCCACATCGAGTGTGTGGAGCTGCGCCTCGCACCGGGTACGGCCCGGCCCCTGCTGGGTGTCGCGGCCGCCGGACTGGTCGGCCGGGTGGTGCCGCTGGACGACCTGCCGGGCGGCGCGGCCCGCCGGTTCGCCCGTGAGGTGCGGTGGCTGGACCCGCGGGAGGCGCTGCCACGCATCGCCGAGGTGCTGCCGGGGCTGCTGGCCAGTCCGGCGGATCCGGCCCGGACAGCACTGCTGCGGGCGGCCGTCGAGGCGTTGTCCGTGCGGATGGACCGGGCGCCCGCACAGGTACGGGACGTTGCCCGGGAACTGGCCGTCAGTGAACGCCAGTTGCGGAACCTGTTCACCGACGGTGTCGGTGTCTCCCCGAAGCACTACGCCCGTATCGACCGGATCCGCACCCTCGCCGCCCGGGCGGGCAGCGCCGGCTGGTCCGAACTGGCCGCCGCCGCCGGCTACTTCGACCAGTCGCACATGACGACCGACTTCCGCACCCTGATGGGTGTCCCACCCCGCTCGTTCCTGACCGGCCGGCTTCCCGCGGTCAGCCCCTGTCAGGCAGTCCGGGGCGGCTGA
- the uraH gene encoding hydroxyisourate hydrolase, with protein sequence MSSTSTASVSTHILDTSIGRPAVGVAVQLAARSGPLADWQPLGGSATDADGRCKDLPALPAGTTHVRLDFAVEPYFSQQDTQQADTQQDAPANRDGGTTGVFFPEVAITFAVRPGEHFHVPLLLNPFGYSVYRGS encoded by the coding sequence ATGAGCAGCACCAGCACCGCCTCGGTGTCCACGCACATCCTGGACACCAGCATCGGCCGCCCCGCCGTCGGTGTCGCCGTCCAACTCGCCGCCCGTAGCGGCCCGTTGGCCGACTGGCAGCCGCTCGGCGGCTCCGCGACCGACGCGGACGGGCGGTGCAAGGACCTTCCGGCGCTGCCGGCGGGCACCACACACGTACGGCTCGACTTCGCGGTGGAGCCGTACTTCTCGCAGCAGGACACCCAGCAAGCCGATACGCAGCAGGACGCCCCCGCGAATCGGGACGGCGGTACGACCGGCGTGTTCTTCCCGGAGGTGGCGATCACCTTCGCCGTACGGCCCGGCGAGCACTTCCATGTACCGCTGCTGCTCAACCCGTTCGGCTACTCCGTATACCGAGGGAGCTAG
- a CDS encoding NAD(P)H-binding protein, which yields MILVTGATGTIGSDVVRQLAEHGAKVRALTREPAKARLPAGVEVVRGDYGEPASLDAALAGATAAFLLRPPGPDEGQDAALVAAAQAAGVGRLVKLSAIGTGDSASGPSGQWHVDGERAVRDSGLDWTVLRPSSFASNTLTWLPALRAGEPVPNMTGDGASGVIDPRDIAEVAVRALLDAGHEGRTYILTGPEAITVPGQAAVLAEVLGRPVPVRNLSPDGTRAFLRTAWGMDEIGAAGAVTGLAFVRAGGNEVVTDDVREVLGRPARTYREWAQDHRAAFEEG from the coding sequence ATGATTCTGGTGACGGGTGCCACGGGCACCATCGGAAGTGACGTCGTACGACAACTGGCCGAGCACGGCGCGAAGGTGCGCGCGCTGACCCGTGAACCGGCGAAGGCGCGGCTGCCCGCCGGGGTGGAGGTGGTGCGCGGGGACTACGGCGAACCGGCGTCCCTGGACGCCGCGTTGGCCGGTGCGACGGCCGCGTTCCTGCTCCGTCCGCCCGGCCCGGACGAGGGACAGGACGCGGCACTGGTCGCCGCGGCGCAGGCCGCGGGTGTGGGCCGGCTGGTGAAGCTCTCCGCCATCGGGACCGGCGATTCCGCTTCCGGGCCCTCCGGGCAGTGGCACGTGGACGGCGAGCGGGCCGTGCGGGACAGCGGGCTCGACTGGACGGTGCTGCGGCCGTCGTCGTTCGCCTCCAACACGCTGACCTGGCTCCCGGCCCTCCGGGCGGGCGAGCCGGTGCCCAACATGACCGGGGACGGCGCGTCGGGCGTGATCGACCCGCGGGACATCGCCGAGGTGGCGGTGCGGGCGCTGCTCGACGCCGGGCACGAGGGGCGGACGTACATCCTCACCGGCCCCGAGGCGATCACCGTTCCCGGCCAGGCCGCCGTGCTCGCCGAGGTTCTCGGCCGCCCGGTCCCGGTCCGGAACCTGTCCCCGGACGGGACCCGCGCCTTCCTCCGTACGGCCTGGGGCATGGACGAGATCGGGGCGGCCGGTGCGGTGACCGGCCTGGCGTTCGTCCGGGCCGGCGGCAACGAGGTCGTCACCGATGACGTACGCGAGGTCCTGGGCCGCCCGGCGCGGACCTACCGGGAGTGGGCCCAGGACCACAGGGCGGCGTTCGAGGAGGGGTGA
- the uraD gene encoding 2-oxo-4-hydroxy-4-carboxy-5-ureidoimidazoline decarboxylase → MTSTSTPPGLARFNTLEEPAAFAALLEVCASTAWARRLLAARPYAGPEDLYTASDSAMAELTADDLAEAMAGHPPIGRPKPGDPTSAREQRGMAGASEDLRAEMLDLNLAYQERFGHVFLICATGRTGEQMRDAVKERIGNAPEREREIVRTELGKINRIRLTKLVAEEAEEEKA, encoded by the coding sequence GTGACGTCGACTTCCACGCCGCCGGGACTCGCCCGGTTCAACACTCTGGAGGAGCCCGCGGCGTTCGCCGCCCTCCTCGAGGTGTGTGCCTCCACGGCGTGGGCGCGGCGGCTGCTCGCCGCCCGTCCGTACGCCGGACCCGAGGACCTGTACACCGCGAGCGACTCCGCGATGGCGGAGCTCACCGCCGACGACCTGGCCGAGGCGATGGCCGGTCACCCGCCGATCGGCCGCCCCAAGCCGGGCGACCCGACCTCCGCCCGCGAACAGCGAGGCATGGCGGGCGCCTCCGAGGACCTCAGGGCGGAGATGCTCGACCTCAACCTGGCGTACCAGGAGAGGTTCGGCCATGTCTTCCTGATCTGCGCCACCGGCCGCACCGGCGAGCAGATGCGCGACGCGGTCAAGGAACGCATCGGCAACGCGCCGGAGCGGGAACGCGAGATCGTCCGCACCGAGCTGGGCAAGATCAACCGCATCCGGTTGACCAAGCTCGTAGCGGAAGAAGCAGAGGAAGAAAAGGCATGA